The genome window GCGGAAGAACTGCGCCAGCTCCGGGTCGCCCGCCTGCTCGGCGTCGCGGATGAACTGCTCGGCCGTCGAGGCGCCCTTGAGCAGGTGGTACAGCGTGCTGATGACGTTGTAGTGCGCGTCCCGGGTCCCCGTCTGCCGCTCTTCACCTGCCATGTCCGCCTCCCGAGAAAGGGTGGTGTGCCATGGGGGAAAGCTAGCCACGGTGGCGGTGGGCGGCCCCGTTTGGGGCGCCCGCCCGCCTGCCTGCACGCGGTCAGGCTTGCAGCATGGGGTCCAGCTTGCCTTCCTTGTCGAGCTGGGCCAGGTCCGAGTAGCCGCCGACGTGCGTGTCGCCGATGAAGATTTGCGGCACGGTGCGCTGGCCGCCGCTCATCTCCACGAGCTTGGCTCGCGTGTCGTCGTCTCCGGTGACGTCCAGCTCCTGGAAGTCAACGCCCTTGCGCTTGAGCAGGTCCTTCGCGCGGACGCAAAAGCCACAGTAGTTCGTGGTGTAGATCTTCACGGGCTTCACGGTGTCTCCTCCTTCATTCCCAAACCTAAGGGCGTGGCCTGCCCCGCGCCACCCGGGGCATGAAAGCACGACGGCCCCCGGCTCCCTGAACAGGAACCGGAGGCCGTCTTCGACAGCAGTCACCCCGGCCGGAGCCGGGGTGGGGCAATCACATCCCCATGCCGCCCATGCCGCCCATGCCGCCCATGCCGCCGGCGCCAGCGGGCGCGTCCTTCTCGTCCTTCGGACGCTCGGCCACCATCGCCTCGGTGGTGAGCATCAGGGAGGCCACGGACGCGGAGTTCTGCAGCGCCGTGCGGCTCACCTTGGCCGGGTCGATGACGCCCGCGGCCAGCAGGTCCTCGTACGCGCCCGTCGCGGCGTTGAAGCCGAACGCGCCCGTGCCTTCCTTGACCTTGTTGACGATGACGCTGCCCTCGAGGCCGCCGTTGCCGACGATCTGGCGCAGGGGCTCCTCGACGGCGCGGCGGATGATGTCCACGCCGAACTTCTCACCCTCGGCGAACGTCTGACCCTCCAGCGCCTTGAGGCACCGGATGTAGGCCACGCCACCGCCGGGGACCACGCCCTCCTCGACGGCCGCGCGGGTCGCGTTGAGCGCGTCCTCCACGCGGGCCTTCTTCTCCTTCATCTCCGTCTCGGTGGCCGCGCCGACGTTGATGACGGCCACGCCGCCCACGAGCTTCGCCAGACGCTCCTGGAGCTTCTCGCGGTCGTAGTCGCTGGTGGTCTCCTCGATCTGCGCGCGGATCTGCTTCACGCGCGCGTTGATCTCCTGCTCGCTGCCCGCGCCGTCGACGACGGTGGTGTTGTCCTTGTCGACGGTGATGCGCTTGGCGCGGCCCAGGTCCTTGAGCTCCAGGGTGTCCAGCTTGATGCCCAGGTCCTCGGCGATCATCCGGCCGCCCGTCAGGGTGGCGATGTCCTCGAGGATGGCCTTGCGGCGGTCGCCGAAGCCCGGCGCCTTCACCGCGCACACGTTCAGCACGCCGCGGATCTTGTTGACCACCAGCGTGGCCAGCGCCTCACCCTCGACCTCCTCGGCGATGATGAGCAGCGGCTTACCGGCGCGCGCCACCTGCTCCAGGATGGGCAGCAGGTCCTTCATGGAGGAGATCTTCTTCTCGTGGATGAGGATGAGCGCGTCGTTCAGCACCGCCTCCATCCGCTCCGGGTCCGTCACGAAGTACGGGGAGAGGTAGCCGCGGTCGAACTGCATGCCCTCGACCACGTCCAGCGTGGTCTCCAGGCCCTTGGCCTCCTCCACCGTGATGACGCCCTCCTTGCCGACCTTCTCCATCGCGTCCGCGATGATCTGGCCGATGGTGGCATCGCCGTTGGCGGAGATGGTGCCGACCTGGGCGATCTCCTTCTTGTCCTTCGTCGGCTTGGCCAGCTTCTTCAGCTCGCCCACGATGACCGCGACGGCCTTGTCGATGCCGCGCTTGATGTCCATCGGGTTGTGGCCCGCGGCCACCAGCTTCGCGCCCTCGCGGAAGATGGCCTGCGCCAGCACGGTGGCCGTCGTGGTGCCGTCACCGGCCACGTCGGAGGTCTTGGACGCGACCTCCTTGACCATCTGCGCGCCCATGTTCTCGAACTTGTTCTCCAGTTCGATTTCCTTCGCCACCGTCACACCGTCCTTGGTGATGGTGGGCGAGCCGAAGCTCTTCTCGATGACGACGTTGCGGCCCTTGGGGCCCAGGGTCACCTTGACCGCGTCGGCCAGGATGTTGACGCCACGGAGGATGGCCTCGCGAGCGCGCACGTCAAAAAGCAGGTCCTTCGCCATGATGGGAATTCCTTGAGTGAAGGGGTGGGGGGCGGATTACTTCTCGATGACGCCGAGCACATCCTCTTCACGGAGGATGAGGTGCTCCTCGCCGTCGAGCTTGATCTCGGTCCCGGCGTACTTGCTGAAGAGGATGGTGTCGCCGGCCTTGATGTCCAGGGGACGCACCTTGCCGTCCTCCTGCACCTTGCCGTTGCCGACGGCGACGACCTTGCCCTCGAGGGGCTTCTCCTTCGCCGTGTCCGGGATGAAGAGGCCGCCCTTGGTCTTGTTCTCCTCGGCGACCCGCTTGACGATGAGCCGATCCTGCAGGGGACGAATCTTCATGGTCTGCTCCTTGATGGGGCGCCCACCGTCCGGGGACTCCGGGCGGCTTGGGGCGCCGCTGGGGGTTGAAAAAGGGCCGTGACGGCCCGCGGCATTAGCACTCCGACATCGCGAGTGCTAACGCCTAGGCGCGGCGGATAATAACCAGGGAAGATGACCCGTCAAGCGACGCGGGACGCTCGGGCCGTGAGCTGCCAACTGCCCGGCATTGCTGTCTTTTTCCCCTCCCGTTGCGTCCGTGACAGGTAGAGCCCGTCCGCATGCCCGCACGGCTCGGATTGGCACTCGGACGTCACGAGTGCTAGCGCAAGTGCCTGGAATCATTGACGGGTGCTTTTGCGACGCGGAGGGTCGATTGCTACCGTTCCCTTATTCCCGCCGGCCACGCGGGCTGGGCGGGGGGAAGGGAGTGTCGATGAGTCAACTGGTGGCGGCCCTGTCGTTGAAGGAGTTCTTCAAGTCGCTCCTGGACGAGGTCACCTCGCGGCAGCGGGTGACGCTGGAAGAGGTGACGGAGTTCTACCTGGTGAACCTGCTGGCGGAGTTCGCCAGCACCGACAACCTGTTCGACCGCCAGGAGGACGGCCGCCGCGCGCGGGAGCCCCTGGCGGTGCTCTACCACCAGGCCCTCCAGCAGGAGCGTGAGGCGCGCATCAAGACGCTGCGGCGGCTGGGCGACGTGTCGCTCTACACCGTGGGGTTCTTCTCCGGCGCGCTGCAAGGCGGGGTGGTGGGCCCCGACTACTACATCCAGATGGGCGGCACCGCGTACGGCCAGGTGGCGGACCTGTCGCCCCGCGCGGGCTTCGCGGGGGTGTACCGGGAGCTGCGCGACAAGTTCCGGGCGGTGGCCGAAGTCCTGGAGGAGATCGCCGCGCGGGGCATGGTGCAGGCGGGGCCCAGCGGGGCGCTCAAGGTCTACGAGACGTGGGCGCGCACGGGCAGCGACAGGCTGGAGCGGGTCCTGGTGGACGCGGGGATGATGCCCGCGCCCAAGGGGCAGCTCCCCAACTGAGGCACGTGAGGGAGGTCGCCACATGATTGGCCGCGTTCAGGACCACCTGGAGGCCATCTACGGCTTCACGTGCGAGGCACGGGCGGAGACCTTCGTGGTGGACACGGAGGCCGCCGCCCGGCTGGGCGCCACCGGGCGCAGCGACGAGGAGCTGCTCGTCCACGAAGCCGACGACGCGCTGGAGCTGGCGCTGTACCTGTCCCCGGCGCTCCTGGACCGGCTCAAGCCCTACGAGGCCGGGCCGCTGGGGTACGTGCTGGACGGGGACCTCGCCGGCTACTGCCAGGTGGCCGAGGGCGTCAGCCACTTCCTCTACATGGCCCACACCGCGGCGCACGGGCGCACGGTGTCCCTGCTGGAGCTGGAGGCGCAGGCGGAGGTGGACAAGTTCGCCGTGTGCCTGCTGCACCGCTGGGGCGAGGGCGTGGGGGCCTGGGCGCAGGAGCTGCTCACCCGACTGTTCGACCGGGTGTCCTACCGCGACCGGCTGTCCTCCCAGGAGCGCTGGCGGTACGAGGAGGCCAACCGGCTGTCCCGGCGGTTCTGCTCGCGGATGATGACGCACGTGGCCGGACGGCGGCTGGAGCGGCTCCTTTCGGACCTGCGGTACGCCTACCGGCTGGGGGCGGAGGCGAAGCTGAGCCACTTCGCCCACGGAGGCTGAGTCCGGGCCCCCACGTCCCGCCGCCATCGGTTAGGGTAGGTGGGCATGCCACGCGAGGCGTCCGCAGGCGGGATTGTCATCCGGGAGAGTGACGGCACCTGGGAGGTGGTCGTCATCCGTCCGCATGGCCGTCCCCTGTGGGCGCTGCCCAAGGGGCACGTGGACCCGGGCGAGACGCCGGAGCAGACGGCGAGCCGCGAGGTGCACGAGGAGACGGGCCTCACCGCCGCGCTCGTCGCGCCGCTGGGGGAGATTCGCTACGTCTACCAGTTCAGGGGTCAGCGCATCTTCAAGCGCGTCCACTTCTTCCTCTTCCGTTACCAGGAAGGCGCGCTGGGGCCGCTGCCGGGGCCGCGCGTGGAGGTGGACGAGGTGAGATGGGTGCCGGTGGGACAGCTGGTGCCCCTGCTCGGCTACAAGGGCGAGAAGGCCGTGGCCGCGCGCGCCGTGCGGTGGATGCGCGCCCAGGGCCTCTTGCCCCAGGCCCCTTCCCCGGCCGTGGGGCCCGAGGGGAAGGGAACCTAGAGGGACGGCGCGACTACTTGGCGGTGTCGGCGGTGTACTTGCCGGACAGCGCCTCGCGCACGTCACGGTCGAACTTCACGCGGCCGGTGGCCACCTCGCGCAGGGACAGCACGGGGGGCTTGTTCTTGGAGCTCTCGATGATGGGGCGGGCGCCGGCCATCAGCTGACGCGCGCGCTTCGCACCGAGCAGCACCAGCGCGAACCGGTTGTCGACGAGGGGGAGGCAGTCTTCGACTGTGACGCGAGCCATGGAACGTCCTTCGGAATTTCGGTGGGGCTACCTGAGAACACTGAAACCTAAAGAGCACCCCGGGGGGAGTCAAGGAAGGACGTACCCCCAGGGCCGCCGGGCGGACAGGCGCTTCGTGGATCAGGTGTACCACCAGGCCCAGAGGATGAGGACGCCCTGCAGCGGGAGCCTCGCCCAGAGGACGGCCTTGGGAATCTTCCGGAACCGCTCCGGCTCTCTCGCCATCTGGAGGTTGGCGGGGAAGACGGCGATGAACAACGCGATGAGCCCCCAGGCCGACACCACCCGGGTGGCGGGGATGAGCAGGCCCACTCCCAGCAGCACCTCCGCCACCCCGCTCCAGAAGACGAGCGGGCCGTGCCAGGGCAGGTACGGCGGCATCATCCGCACGTAGGCGCGCGGATGGACGAAGTGGTTGATGCCGCCGGCCACCATGAAGAGGCCCAGCACGTACATCAGGACGGTCTTCACGCTCCCGCGAAGGCCTGGGCGACGATGGCGCGGGCCTCCTCGAGGATGGCGTTCAGGTGGGCCTCGTCGCGGAAGCTCTCCGCGTAGATCTTGTACACGTCCTCGGTGCCCGAGGGCCGCGCGGCGAACCAGCCATTCTCCGCGACCACCTTGAGTCCTCCGATGTCCGCGTCGTTGCCGGGCGCGCGGGTGAGGCGCTGGAGGATGGGCTCGCCGGCCAGGCTCTGCGCCTTCACCGCGTCCGGGGACAGCTTCTTGAGCACCGCCTTCTGCGCGGGCGTGGCCGCCTGGTCGATGCGCGCGTAGTACGGCGTGCCGAAGCGCGCGGCCAGGTCCTGGTAGTGCTCGCCCGGGTCCTTGTCCGTGCGCGCCAATATCTCCACCGCGAGCAAGTCCAGCAGCATGCCGTCCTTGTCCGTGGTCCACACCGTGCCGTCGCGGCGCAGGAAGGACGCGCCCGCGCTCTCCTCGCCGCCGAAGCCCAGCGTGCCCGCCAAGAGGCCGTCCACGAACCACTTGAAGCCCACCGGCACCTCGACGACGCGGCGGTGGAGGCTTTGCGCCACCCGGTCGATGAGCCCGCTGGACACCAGCGTCTTGCCCACCGCGGTGCCGGCCTTCCAGCCGGGGCGGTTCTGGAAGAGGTAGTGGATGGCCACCGCCAGGTAGTGGTTGGGGTTCATCAGCCCGAGCGAGCGCGTGACGATGCCGTGCCGGTCCGAGTCCGCGTCGTTGCCGAAGGCCAGGTCGTACTGGTCCTTGAGCTTCACCAGATTGGCCATGGCGTACGGCGACGAGCAGTCCATGCGGATCTTCCCGTCGTGGTCCACCGGCATGAAGCGGAACGTCGGGTCCACGGTGGGGTTCACCACCGTGAGATTCAGCCCATAGCGCGTAGCGATGGGCTCCCAGTACGCCACGTTGGAGCCGCCGAGCGGGTCCGCGCCAATCTTCAGCTTCGCGCCCTTGATGGCCTCCATGTCGACGACGGAGCCCAGGTCCTCGACATACGGCGTGATGAAGTCGTGCGGCTTCACGGTGGGGGCCGTGCGCGCCCGCGCGTACGGCGTGCGCTGGATGCCGCGGTTGTCCTCGCCGAGCAGCGCGTTGGCACGACGCTCGATGAGCGCGGTGACGTTCGTGTCCGCGGGGCCGCCGTTGGGCGGGTTGTACTTGATGCCGCCGTCCTCGGGCGGGTTGTGGGACGGGGTGATGACGATGCCGTCGGCGAGCCCCGTGGTGCGTCCCTTGTTGAACGTGAGGATGGCGTGGGAGATGACGGGCGTGGGCGTGGCGCCGTCGGTGAAGCGCACCTGCACTCCGTTGGCGGCGAGCACCTCCAGCGCCGTCTGCTGCGCCGGGGCGGAGAGCGCGTGGGTGTCCATGCCCAGGTACAGCGGGCCGTCGATGCCCTGCTGCTGGCGGTACTCGCAGAGCGCCTGCGTCACCGCGACGATGTGCGCCTCGTTGAAGCTGGTGCGAGCCGATGAGCCGCGGTGTCCCGAGGTGCCGAAGGCCACGCGCTGCTCGGGGACGCCCACGTCGGGCTTCTCCGCGTAGTAGCGCGCGCGCAGCTTCTCGGGGGCGATGAGGAGGTCTTCGGGCGGGAGCTTTCCGGCGAGAGGATGGGCCATGTCGACCGCACCATAGGCGCGCGGCCCGACGGTTTGCTCAGCCTTCTCGACGAGCTGTCGTCGGGTGGACCGAGACCCGCCCGGCGTCTGTGCTGCTACGGGCTGGGCGCGCCGGAGGGGGAGGGCGGCGCCTCCTGCTCGGGCAGGTAGAAGGCCCCGGAGCGCGCGGCGAGCACGGCGGCGGTGAGCAGGCCCACCGTCAACCCGAAGACGATGATGCTCGCCAGCGTCACCCAGTCGGTGACACTCGCCGGCTGGAACAGCGCGCCGAAGGGCGTGGCGAAGTCGAAGCCCGCCTGCGGCGCCTTGCGCAGGTTCTGCACCGCGGTGAGCAGCGCCGTCGTCACCAGTCCCAGACCCATGCCCACCACGGCCGCGAGCGCCGCGCTGCCCACCATCATCGGACGGCTCACGGCGCGCGTGGTGGGGCGGCTCTGCACGTCGAAGTCCGGGTCCCTCACGCCCAGCGGCACGAAGCGCGCGAGCAGGAGCAGGCCGGGGATGCCGCCCACCATGGTGAACCAGAAGAAGGGCTCCCAGCCGATGGAGTACACGAGGAAGCCGGCGATGGGCCCCGCCACCACGCGCGGAATGGAGAACAGGCTGGAGAGCAGCGCGAACTGCGTGGCGGAGAAGCGCTTCTGCGTCAGCCGCATCAGCAGCACGGAGAACGCGCCCGTGCCCAGCCCTTGCGTCACCTGCTCGAAGCCGATGGCGCTGTACATCAGCCATACGCTGGGCGCGCCCGCCCGGGCCACGAGCACGTAGCCGATGTTCGACACAATCTGGATGACGCCGAACACCCAGAGCGCGCGGCCCAGCCCCAGCACCGTCGTCCACGCGCCGCCCACCAGCGTGCCCAGGATGGTGCCGAACAGGCCAATCGTCCCGAGCGCCACGCCGCGGTGCAGGTCGCTGTAGCCCATGTCCACCAGGAACGGGCGCAGCAGTGTGCCGCCGAGGTTGTCGGCCAGCTTGTAGAGGAAGACGAAGGCGAGGATTTCGAGCGCGCGGTGCCGCGACAGGAAGCCCACGAACGGATACCAGACGGCGTCCTTGAGGGACTTGGGCGGGGCGAGCCGCTCCTCGGGCTCCGGCGCGAAGCGGGTGATGATGAGCATGGGCAGGTACAGCGTCGCCAGCCCGATGACCACCCACTTCCACGACACGCGGCCCGCGAGGGTAATCGCCGCCGAGCCCGCGATGAACATGGCCGCGCGGTACAGCGCCACGCGCGCGCCCACCGCCACGCCCTGCTCCTCCTTGCGCAAGACCTCCACCGCGTACGCGTCGATGGCGATGTCCTGCGTCGCGGACGCGAAGGCCACCGCCATGGCCAGCGCGCCCACCACCCACGCGGCCTCGGGATGTTCTCCCAGCCCCGCGAGCGCCAGCGTGGTGGCGAACAGCGCCACCTGCGCCACCGCCATCCAGCCCCGCCGCCGTCCCCAGAAGGGCGGCACGTAGCGGTCCATCAGCGGCGACCAGATGAACTTGAAGGACCAGGGCGCCTGCGCCAGCGTGATGAGGCCCACCACGCGGATGTCCACGCCGATGCTGCGCAGCCAGTCCGGGATGGCGATCCACACCAGGCCCAGCGGCAGACCCGAGGAGAACGAGAGCAGGGTGACGGAGGCCGTCCGCCAGGAGGCCATGGCCCGAGCCAGGCTGGCCCACGTCCCCGGTCGCTTCTCCCCACTCTTGCCGCCCTGCTCGCTCATAGGCGGCGGACTCTATACCAGCCGCGTGCGGGGCCCAGGCCGTCCCGCGCTCCTGCGCTCGGAGGGTTGGCCGGTCACCGGTCCAGCGCCGACAGGTCCGGGCAGGAGGCGCGCACGCCCTCCGTCGGATTGAAGATGTCCCAGGAGCGGGAGATGAACGTCACCTTCCCCTGGGCATCCCAGCACTCGGTGTACTTCGCGCCCGGGATGTCACCGCGCAGAATCTCCACGGCGGCCAGGCCCCGGCCGTCCGGCGCCCAGCGCGTGGTGAGCGCCATGTCCTCCTTCAACCCCCCGAGAACGAAGTCCGTCTGGACCAGCTCGAAGGTCATCTCCGCCACGCCGCCCTCGCCCTCCCGGTACACGTAGCGCGTGGGCAGGGGCAGGGTGGTGTCCGCCAGGATCCAGACCAGCTCCACCCGCGTGGGGAACGTCCTCGTCTGGTAGTGGATCTCCTCCCCGTCGATGAAGTCCACGCCCAGGTACCCCTCCTCGCGCGAGCGCTTCAGGTCCAGGATGAGACTGCCCGTCCCCCGGCGCACGCCTCCGGTCGCCTCGAAGTGGCCGGAGAGGAAGCTCCACCAGTCGCCCTCGCCCTCGCCGACGTCGCGAAGCTGGAGGTGGTAGTCGAAGCGTCCCCCCTCACGCGTCATCACGAAGCGCGTGTCGAACTTCATGTCGTTCTTGCCCAGGAAGGGCCCCCAGACCCGACGGTTGGGGCCGCGGGAGGTCGCGGGCTGGGTCCGGATGTTCTCGATGGCCTGCAGCATGTTGCCGACCGAGTCGTTGAAGTCGCGGCCCGTCTCGCTCGTGTCGCCGATGATGCCGGAGAGCTCTCCCAGTCGTCCCAGTTGCAGGGCCTGGACCTTGGACGCCACGCGCAGGGCCCGGGCCTTCGCCTGCTCCTGCCCGAGCACCTTCGCCATCAGGTCCTCGCGCCGGGGGATGGCGTTCTGGAACTCCAGGTCGTCGTTGGAGAAGTCGCCGCCGCACGCGGCCAGGGCCAGACACAGGCAGATGGGCGTCAGGTATCGCATCGAACGCTCCTTCATGGCCGGTAGGTGAGGAGCGCGCCCAGCTCCCAGAAGCCCAGGGAGCGTTGCTCGTCCACGGTGTAGAGCAGGTAGTGGAGCCGGGCACGCCCCGTCACGTGCAGGCGTCGCAAGGGCTGCCAGCGCAACCCCGCGACGAGCCCCGGCGAGAACATCGCGAACTTCTGGTCCGGATACGCGGCCTCCTCGAAGTCGCGCCGCATCACGAGGTACGCCATGCGCGCGCCGACGAACGGGGTGACGCGTCCCTGGGGCCACTCGGACGCGAGCGTCGTGCCCAGGCTCGTCACCGAGTACCGGTACGCAGGCCCACTCAACGTGGGCAGGTCCAGCAGCGCCTGCTTGCGCCCCACCGCCACGTCCACGCCCCACACCCAGTCGCGTCGGAAGTAGTCGTGCAGCTGCGCCTCCGCGCCCAACATCCCCACCGAGAGGAACAGCGACTGGCGCGTGGGCGCGTCGAAGTAGGACTGCACCGCGCCGGACAGGCCCAGCGTCCACCACGCGCCACCGTCCAGGCTCACACCCTTCACCGGGTCATCGGAGAAGGGCGCGTCCCTCAGGCGCGACTCCTCCAGCACCACGGGCTGTCCGCGCGACACCTGCACCTCGCCGATGCGCAGCCTGTCGGAGAGCCTTCGCTTCACGCGGTACGTGCCGGGCGCCAGGGCCACGCGGCGCTCCACGCCGTCCGTCTTGTCCAGCTCCGCCACCACCAGCCCAGCCGGGTCCACGAAGTAGTACATGCCGGCAGGCGCCACCTGCGGCACCACCAGCCCGTCGCCACCCGCGCGCAGGTCCGTGAGCACCAGGTCGCCGTTGCCCGCCAGGTCGTAGCTGAACGTGGGGTGCTGCGCGCCGCCGCTGCTCGCCGCGGTGTCCGCCACCGTGCGCGCGTACGCATGCGAGTACGCCTCGAACAGCGTCACCCGTCCATCGCCGCTGCGGTCCGCGTCGCCCAACAGGCCGCTCGCCAGGTGGTGGGAGAAGTAGCTGCCGCCCAGCGCGTCCGACTCCTGCGAGTCCTCGTCCGCCGCGCTCGAGGTGAGGATGACCAGGCCCCGCGCGTCGCGTGACGCTCCGGACTCGATTTCGAAGGCCGGGGCCCGCCGCGCGCCCTTGGTGCGCGTCATCGCCCCGGAGCGGCACGAGTCGAGAATCGCGATGCGGATGTCCGCGGGCGCGTTCGACAGCCGGCGCTTCAAGTCGTCGAAGCCCAGGCGCGTGTTGCCCAGCCGCAGCGTGCCGTCCTTCGCGTGGCCGGAGTAGTAGACGAGCAGCGCCGTGCGCTCGCCCCTCTCCTGGGCCGCCTTCGCCCGCGCCTCCAGCGCCGTGAGCGCCGCGAGGAAGTCCTTCGACGTCTCGTTGAGCAGCAGCTTCGCGTCGCCGGGCGCCACGCCGCCCAGCCGCGCCAGCAGCTCGTGCATCTTGCGCGCGTCGTCGCGGGCGAAGCGCAGGGGCCGCGTCTCGTCGCCGCCCTCGTCGTTGCCGGCAATCAGCGCGAAGCGACGCAGGCTGTCCGCGTGCGCCGCCGAGGCCACGGTGAGCGCGAGCACCAGGCCCAGGGCCCGCCCGAATGGGAAGAGGGGTGGGCTCATGGCTTGAGCAGCACCCAGTGCGTCTGCGTGCCCTTCACATCCAGGGGCGCCATCCGCTCCACCTCGCCGCCCGCCGCCGAGAAGGCACGCCGCGTCGCCTCCACCAGCGACTCCACCGCGAAGGGCTCGTCACCCAGCACCAGCACCACGCGCTCGGCGCCCGAGCCGGTGAACTCCCAGCTCCCCTCCAGCCAGTGCACCTCCGCGCCGGGCTCCACCGCCACGCTGGCGCCGGACTCCGGATGCAGCGCCGTCACCTCGCCGATGGCATCCACCGACACGGCGGCCATGTATCGGTGCGCGCCCGCCTTGTAGCCCAGCATCACCCGCTCGCCGGGCTCCAGCGCCTCGGGCCTGTCGGGCCGTGCCTCGCGCTGCGGGCCCGAGCCGCCGCCGATGCGCAGCTCCGCCACGTCGCCGCCACCCTTGCGCCGGTTCCACTCCGGGCCTTCTTCGAGGAGCGGCTTGGCCAGCACCACCACCAGCAGCGACGCGGCCAGGGCCACCGTCGCGGGCACCCAGCGCCGAGGAGGAGGGCGCGTGGCCTGCTGCCGCTGCTGGCGCTCCAGGGCGCGCTCGACACCCGCCTCGAAGCGCTCGAAGGGGAGCTCCGCCTCGAAGCTCGCCTGGTTCTCCTCGAGCCCCTTCAGCACGGCGCCGCAGGTGAGGCAGCCGGCCGCGTGGGCCCGGACGCGGTGGGCCTCGGGGGAGGCCAGCTCGCCGGCCCTCAGGCGTCGCAGTGTCCACTCCGACTCGTGCGCGCTCATCGAACCCTCAGCTCCTCTCCGCCCAGCTCGGCGAAGCGCTCCAGCCGCTTGCGGATGGTGGGCACCGAGCGCCCCAGCATCGCGGCCACCTCTTCCAAGGTCATCCCGTCCACGTGGTAGTGGACCACCGCCGCCTGCGTCTCCTCA of Myxococcus fulvus contains these proteins:
- a CDS encoding ACP synthase gives rise to the protein MSAHESEWTLRRLRAGELASPEAHRVRAHAAGCLTCGAVLKGLEENQASFEAELPFERFEAGVERALERQQRQQATRPPPRRWVPATVALAASLLVVVLAKPLLEEGPEWNRRKGGGDVAELRIGGGSGPQREARPDRPEALEPGERVMLGYKAGAHRYMAAVSVDAIGEVTALHPESGASVAVEPGAEVHWLEGSWEFTGSGAERVVLVLGDEPFAVESLVEATRRAFSAAGGEVERMAPLDVKGTQTHWVLLKP